One genomic region from Cyclopterus lumpus isolate fCycLum1 chromosome 20, fCycLum1.pri, whole genome shotgun sequence encodes:
- the plod2 gene encoding procollagen-lysine,2-oxoglutarate 5-dioxygenase 2 isoform X1 encodes MEYLMFCFVFSCWVKFANCVYSTDAPQAPAPIPKDKLLVLTVATEETDGFLRFMQSANYFNYTVKVLGMGETWKGGDVGRSIGGGQKVRLLKEAMEALADQEDLVVLSVDSYDLVFSGGPEEILRKFQQANHKVLFAAEGLIWPDKKLAEKYPAIRSGKRYLNSGGIIGFAPYINRVVSQWNLHDNDDDQLFYTKMYLDPLQRQTLNMTLDHKCQIFQNLNGAVDEVLLKFGTDRVRVRNTVYDSLPVVVHGNGNTKIYLNSLANYVPNTWNYELGCSHCDDDIVDLSQLKEYPNVLVGVFIEQPTPFLPEFFKRLLTLDYPKDKLNIFVHNNEVYHEKHIQKFWQENRNVFNTFKVVGPEENLSQGEARNMGMDICRKDATCDYYFSLDTDVMLTNRQTLKLLIEQNRKIIGPLVTRHGKLWSNFWGALSLDGYYARSEDYVDIVQRKRVGMWNIPFMAHVYLVKGSALRNELKERNVFVLEKLDPDMALCRNVREMTSHREKDSPSPESFHMLRPPKGVFMYITNRHDFGRLISTANYNISHYNNDLWQIFQNPVDWKEKYIHQNYTQIFTENYMEEPCPDVFWFPVFSEKACDEIVEEMEHYGSWSGGKHEDKRISGGYETVPTDDIHMRQIGYDKEWLHFIREFISPITLKVFSGYFTKGYSIMNFVVKYTPERQAYLRPHHDSSTFTINIALNNKDTDFQGGGCRFHRYNCSLNSPRKGWSFMHPGRLTHLHEGLPTTNGTRYIAISFIDP; translated from the exons ATGGAGTAcctcatgttttgttttgtgttttcatgctgGGTGAAGTTTGCAAACTGCGTTTATTCTACTGATGCGCCTCAAGCTCCTGCGCCCATTCCCAAAG ATAAATTGCTCGTCCTAACGGTTGCAACAGAGGAAACGGATGGCTTCCTGCGCTTTATGCAGTCTGCAAACTATTTCAACTACACTGTGAAG GTGTTGGGGATGGGAGAAACATGGAAAGGTGGTGATGTGGGTCGCTCTATCGGTGGAGGTCAAAAGGTTCGGCTCTTGAAGGAGGCCATGGAGGCTCTGGCTGACCAGGAGGATCTTGTTGTCCTTTCCGTGGATAG CTATGATCTTGTCTTTTCTGGAGGACCAGAAGAAATTCTCAGGAAGTTCCAGCAAGCCAATCACAAAGTGCTTTTTGCTGCAGAGGGACTGATATGGCCGGATAAGAAACTAGCTGAGAAGTACCCCGCAATCCGCAGTGGAAAGCGCTACCTCAACTCTGGAG GTATTATCGGCTTCGCCCCATACATAAACAGAGTGGTTTCACAGTGGAACCTCCATGACAATGATGATGACCAGCTCTTCTATACCAAAATGTACTTGGATCCTTTACAGCGA CAAACTCTCAATATGACTCTGGACCACAAGTGCCAGATCTTCCAGAACCTGAATGGGGCCGTTG ATGAAGTGCTGCTCAAGTTTGGAACTGACCGCGTAAGAGTTAGAAACACAGTGTACGACTCTCTGCCAGTGGTTGTCCATGGCAACGGAAACACCAAA ATATACTTGAACTCTTTGGCAAACTATGTCCCCAACACATGGAACTATGAGCTTGGCTGTAGCCACTGTGATGACGACATTGTGGACCTGTCTCAGTTAAAA GAGTATCCAAATGTGTTGGTTGGAGTATTCATCGAGCAGCCAACTCCATTTCTTCCTGAATTCTTCAAGCGGCTGCTGACCCTGGATTATCCCAAAGATAAACTCAACATTTTTGTCCACAACAAT GAGGTTTACCACGAGAAGCACATCCAGAAGTTCTGGCAAGAGAACAGAAATGTGTTCAACACTTTCAAGGTTGTGGGACCAGAAGAAAATCTGAGCCAAGGAGAGGCCAGGAACATGGGCAT GGATATTTGCCGTAAGGATGCCACGTGCGACTACTACTTCAGCCTGGATACAGATGTGATGCtcaccaacagacagacactgAAGCTCCTTATTGAGCAGAACAG AAAAATAATTGGTCCCCTTGTCACTCGCCACGGCAAGCTGTGGTCCAACTTCTGGGGAGCCTTGAGTCTGGATGGTTATTACGCTCGCTCTGAAGATTATGTCGACATTGTGCAGAGAAAACGTGT GGGTATGTGGAACATTCCTTTCATGGCACATGTCTACCTGGTCAAGGGCAGTGCTTTGAGGAATGAACTGAAAGAGAGGAACGTCTTTGTGCTGGAGAAACTAGACCCAGATATGGCTTTGTGTAGAAATGTCAGAGAAATG ACCAGTCACAGAGAAAAAGACTCCCCTTCTCCGGAATCATTCCATATGCTCAGGCCCCCAAAG GGAGTCTTCATGTACATTACAAACCGCCACGACTTCGGGAGGCTCATTTCCACAGCCAATTATAACATTTCTCATTATAACAACGACTTGTGGCAGATATTTCAAAACCCTGTG GACTGGAAGGAGAAATACATTCACCAAAACTACACTCAAATCTTCACTGAGAACTAcatggaggag CCTTGTCCAGATGTGTTCTGGTTCCCAGTCTTCTCAGAGAAGGCCTGTGATGAAATCGTCGAGGAGATGGAGCACTACGGTTCATGGTCTGGAGGCAAACATGAG GACAAGCGGATCTCCGGCGGCTATGAGACCGTGCCCACGGACGACATTCATATGAGGCAAATCGGCTACGACAAAGAGTGGCTACACTTCATCCGGGAGTTCATATCGCCCATCACGTTAAAGGTTTTCTCCGGCTACTTCACTAAG GGTTACTCAATAATGAACTTTGTGGTAAAATACACGCCTGAGAGGCAAGCGTACCTGAGACCCCATCATGactcctccaccttcaccatCAACATCGCCCTCAATAACAAAGACACAGACTTTCAG GGCGGGGGTTGCCGTTTCCATCGGTACAACTGCTCCCTGAATTCCCCGCGCAAAGGCTGGAGCTTCATGCACCCAGGACGACTGACTCACCTCCACGAGGGCCTGCCCACCACCAACGGCACCCGCTACATCGCAATCTCCTTCATCGACCCCTGA
- the plod2 gene encoding procollagen-lysine,2-oxoglutarate 5-dioxygenase 2 isoform X2: protein MEYLMFCFVFSCWVKFANCVYSTDAPQAPAPIPKDKLLVLTVATEETDGFLRFMQSANYFNYTVKVLGMGETWKGGDVGRSIGGGQKVRLLKEAMEALADQEDLVVLSVDSYDLVFSGGPEEILRKFQQANHKVLFAAEGLIWPDKKLAEKYPAIRSGKRYLNSGGIIGFAPYINRVVSQWNLHDNDDDQLFYTKMYLDPLQRQTLNMTLDHKCQIFQNLNGAVDEVLLKFGTDRVRVRNTVYDSLPVVVHGNGNTKIYLNSLANYVPNTWNYELGCSHCDDDIVDLSQLKEYPNVLVGVFIEQPTPFLPEFFKRLLTLDYPKDKLNIFVHNNEVYHEKHIQKFWQENRNVFNTFKVVGPEENLSQGEARNMGMDICRKDATCDYYFSLDTDVMLTNRQTLKLLIEQNRKIIGPLVTRHGKLWSNFWGALSLDGYYARSEDYVDIVQRKRVGMWNIPFMAHVYLVKGSALRNELKERNVFVLEKLDPDMALCRNVREMGVFMYITNRHDFGRLISTANYNISHYNNDLWQIFQNPVDWKEKYIHQNYTQIFTENYMEEPCPDVFWFPVFSEKACDEIVEEMEHYGSWSGGKHEDKRISGGYETVPTDDIHMRQIGYDKEWLHFIREFISPITLKVFSGYFTKGYSIMNFVVKYTPERQAYLRPHHDSSTFTINIALNNKDTDFQGGGCRFHRYNCSLNSPRKGWSFMHPGRLTHLHEGLPTTNGTRYIAISFIDP, encoded by the exons ATGGAGTAcctcatgttttgttttgtgttttcatgctgGGTGAAGTTTGCAAACTGCGTTTATTCTACTGATGCGCCTCAAGCTCCTGCGCCCATTCCCAAAG ATAAATTGCTCGTCCTAACGGTTGCAACAGAGGAAACGGATGGCTTCCTGCGCTTTATGCAGTCTGCAAACTATTTCAACTACACTGTGAAG GTGTTGGGGATGGGAGAAACATGGAAAGGTGGTGATGTGGGTCGCTCTATCGGTGGAGGTCAAAAGGTTCGGCTCTTGAAGGAGGCCATGGAGGCTCTGGCTGACCAGGAGGATCTTGTTGTCCTTTCCGTGGATAG CTATGATCTTGTCTTTTCTGGAGGACCAGAAGAAATTCTCAGGAAGTTCCAGCAAGCCAATCACAAAGTGCTTTTTGCTGCAGAGGGACTGATATGGCCGGATAAGAAACTAGCTGAGAAGTACCCCGCAATCCGCAGTGGAAAGCGCTACCTCAACTCTGGAG GTATTATCGGCTTCGCCCCATACATAAACAGAGTGGTTTCACAGTGGAACCTCCATGACAATGATGATGACCAGCTCTTCTATACCAAAATGTACTTGGATCCTTTACAGCGA CAAACTCTCAATATGACTCTGGACCACAAGTGCCAGATCTTCCAGAACCTGAATGGGGCCGTTG ATGAAGTGCTGCTCAAGTTTGGAACTGACCGCGTAAGAGTTAGAAACACAGTGTACGACTCTCTGCCAGTGGTTGTCCATGGCAACGGAAACACCAAA ATATACTTGAACTCTTTGGCAAACTATGTCCCCAACACATGGAACTATGAGCTTGGCTGTAGCCACTGTGATGACGACATTGTGGACCTGTCTCAGTTAAAA GAGTATCCAAATGTGTTGGTTGGAGTATTCATCGAGCAGCCAACTCCATTTCTTCCTGAATTCTTCAAGCGGCTGCTGACCCTGGATTATCCCAAAGATAAACTCAACATTTTTGTCCACAACAAT GAGGTTTACCACGAGAAGCACATCCAGAAGTTCTGGCAAGAGAACAGAAATGTGTTCAACACTTTCAAGGTTGTGGGACCAGAAGAAAATCTGAGCCAAGGAGAGGCCAGGAACATGGGCAT GGATATTTGCCGTAAGGATGCCACGTGCGACTACTACTTCAGCCTGGATACAGATGTGATGCtcaccaacagacagacactgAAGCTCCTTATTGAGCAGAACAG AAAAATAATTGGTCCCCTTGTCACTCGCCACGGCAAGCTGTGGTCCAACTTCTGGGGAGCCTTGAGTCTGGATGGTTATTACGCTCGCTCTGAAGATTATGTCGACATTGTGCAGAGAAAACGTGT GGGTATGTGGAACATTCCTTTCATGGCACATGTCTACCTGGTCAAGGGCAGTGCTTTGAGGAATGAACTGAAAGAGAGGAACGTCTTTGTGCTGGAGAAACTAGACCCAGATATGGCTTTGTGTAGAAATGTCAGAGAAATG GGAGTCTTCATGTACATTACAAACCGCCACGACTTCGGGAGGCTCATTTCCACAGCCAATTATAACATTTCTCATTATAACAACGACTTGTGGCAGATATTTCAAAACCCTGTG GACTGGAAGGAGAAATACATTCACCAAAACTACACTCAAATCTTCACTGAGAACTAcatggaggag CCTTGTCCAGATGTGTTCTGGTTCCCAGTCTTCTCAGAGAAGGCCTGTGATGAAATCGTCGAGGAGATGGAGCACTACGGTTCATGGTCTGGAGGCAAACATGAG GACAAGCGGATCTCCGGCGGCTATGAGACCGTGCCCACGGACGACATTCATATGAGGCAAATCGGCTACGACAAAGAGTGGCTACACTTCATCCGGGAGTTCATATCGCCCATCACGTTAAAGGTTTTCTCCGGCTACTTCACTAAG GGTTACTCAATAATGAACTTTGTGGTAAAATACACGCCTGAGAGGCAAGCGTACCTGAGACCCCATCATGactcctccaccttcaccatCAACATCGCCCTCAATAACAAAGACACAGACTTTCAG GGCGGGGGTTGCCGTTTCCATCGGTACAACTGCTCCCTGAATTCCCCGCGCAAAGGCTGGAGCTTCATGCACCCAGGACGACTGACTCACCTCCACGAGGGCCTGCCCACCACCAACGGCACCCGCTACATCGCAATCTCCTTCATCGACCCCTGA